One window of Streptomyces sp. SUK 48 genomic DNA carries:
- a CDS encoding GNAT family N-acetyltransferase produces MHPESWQLTDDLDDFLARAGGFLRSRPAAHTVPLTVTDTLRRHGLHYYGRDAPLFGTLAAADGTVLAALTHTPPHGLYLTPVTPQRAEALAGRLAGLGHRFTEVTAEEDTAAAFVAAWTRRTGREATVRRRQRLYRLGELTAPEPAPAGRPRVAGPADRALLVRWFGEFAEAMGETAGRDAEPWADARISYGGITLWEAADGTPLAMAGATKEIAGQVRVAPVYTPAALRGRGYAGAVTAEVSRAARAAGADEVLLFTDLANPTSNGLYQRLGYAGVADFTVWECGA; encoded by the coding sequence ATGCATCCCGAGTCCTGGCAGCTGACCGACGACCTCGACGACTTCCTCGCCCGCGCGGGGGGCTTCCTGCGCTCCCGCCCGGCCGCGCACACCGTGCCGCTGACGGTGACCGACACGCTCCGCAGGCACGGACTCCACTACTACGGCCGCGACGCCCCCCTCTTCGGCACCCTCGCGGCGGCGGACGGCACGGTGCTCGCGGCGCTGACCCATACGCCGCCCCACGGCCTCTACCTCACCCCCGTCACCCCGCAGCGGGCCGAGGCGCTGGCCGGGCGGCTGGCCGGTCTCGGCCACCGGTTCACGGAGGTGACCGCCGAGGAGGATACGGCGGCGGCCTTCGTGGCGGCCTGGACGCGGCGGACCGGCCGGGAGGCGACGGTGCGCCGGCGCCAACGCCTCTACCGGCTCGGCGAGCTGACCGCACCCGAGCCGGCCCCCGCGGGCCGCCCGAGGGTCGCGGGACCGGCCGACCGGGCGCTGCTGGTGCGGTGGTTCGGGGAGTTCGCCGAGGCGATGGGCGAGACCGCCGGGCGGGACGCGGAGCCCTGGGCCGACGCCCGGATCTCCTACGGCGGCATCACCCTGTGGGAGGCCGCCGACGGCACGCCGCTGGCCATGGCCGGGGCGACCAAGGAGATCGCGGGACAGGTCCGCGTCGCCCCCGTGTACACCCCGGCCGCACTGCGCGGCCGGGGATACGCCGGCGCGGTCACCGCCGAGGTGAGCCGGGCCGCGCGCGCCGCCGGGGCGGACGAGGTCCTCCTCTTCACCGACCTGGCCAACCCCACGAGCAACGGGCTGTACCAGCGGCTCGGTTACGCGGGGGTCGCGGACTTCACCGTGTGGGAGTGCGGCGCCTGA
- a CDS encoding pyridoxal 5'-phosphate synthase, with the protein MAQNDLHALLLTQRVWSPEVTRLPPFDPDTAPPTPLPLFTSWFAEAVDAGQPEPHTMTLATADEEGRPDARIVMLHGADPDGWSFATHTTSRKGRALDARPYAALTFYWPVLGRQVRVRGPVAAAPEEESQADLHARSTGALAAALTGHQSEELASAQELRRASEAAWDRARENPALPAPTWTLYRLRPDTVEFFQGAADRAHVRLEYRSTGFGWSRGLLWP; encoded by the coding sequence ATGGCACAGAACGATCTCCACGCCCTGCTCCTGACCCAGCGCGTCTGGTCCCCCGAGGTGACGCGGCTGCCGCCGTTCGATCCGGACACGGCCCCGCCGACCCCGCTGCCGCTGTTCACGAGCTGGTTCGCGGAGGCGGTGGACGCCGGGCAGCCGGAGCCGCACACCATGACGCTGGCCACGGCGGACGAGGAGGGGCGGCCGGACGCCCGGATCGTGATGCTGCACGGCGCCGACCCCGACGGCTGGTCCTTCGCCACCCACACCACGAGCCGCAAGGGCCGCGCCCTCGACGCCCGCCCGTACGCCGCCCTGACCTTCTACTGGCCGGTGCTGGGCCGCCAGGTGCGGGTGCGCGGGCCGGTCGCGGCGGCGCCGGAGGAGGAGAGCCAGGCGGATCTGCACGCCCGCTCCACGGGCGCCCTCGCGGCGGCGCTGACCGGGCACCAGAGCGAGGAACTGGCCTCGGCACAGGAGCTGCGCCGGGCCTCGGAAGCCGCGTGGGACAGGGCTCGCGAGAACCCCGCCCTGCCCGCCCCCACCTGGACGCTGTACCGGCTGCGCCCGGACACGGTCGAGTTCTTCCAGGGCGCCGCCGACCGGGCGCATGTCCGGCTGGAGTACCGCAGCACGGGGTTCGGGTGGAGCCGGGGGCTGCTGTGGCCGTGA
- a CDS encoding Zn-ribbon domain-containing OB-fold protein — protein MDSMSDGPSRDLPEADAFTRPYWAAAADGRLLIRRCAACGRAHHYPREFCPHCWSEDVAWEQATGRATLYTWSTVHRNDLPPFAARTPYIAAVVDLAEGPRMMTQLVDMGAAEPTAGMPLRVAFADGKPVFRPGS, from the coding sequence ATGGATTCGATGAGCGACGGTCCGTCGCGCGACCTCCCCGAGGCCGACGCCTTCACCCGTCCCTACTGGGCGGCCGCCGCCGACGGCCGCCTGCTGATCCGCCGGTGCGCCGCCTGCGGCCGGGCGCACCACTATCCGCGCGAGTTCTGCCCCCACTGCTGGAGCGAGGACGTCGCCTGGGAGCAGGCCACCGGCCGCGCCACCCTCTACACCTGGTCCACGGTCCACCGCAACGACCTGCCCCCGTTCGCCGCCCGCACCCCGTACATCGCCGCCGTGGTCGACCTCGCCGAGGGGCCCAGGATGATGACGCAGCTGGTGGACATGGGGGCGGCGGAGCCGACGGCGGGGATGCCGCTGCGGGTGGCGTTCGCGGACGGTAAACCGGTTTTCCGGCCCGGGAGTTGA
- a CDS encoding CorA family divalent cation transporter, with amino-acid sequence MIVTVVAMPQGTIARTDLAEARRRLAATRYLLVDVELPETGPEAQTEAGPEAEAEPETGEGAGEDGEPLARRLGLGGADLDWFGRPGEPARADFLGDTVGLVLPVVQGEHVTYAHAVAGDRYLVTAHRGPAFLAPEITAHVRRERPRDAVALLFLLLQSALTTFRRAAVAALLEVEELEDDMFRERRPEQVYRLSRLRRRSALLHHTLLPYLQVIDEVITRRLMSPDFPVERQRLAREFQHVARMVLTDIETLQEATRRAFGSYSSLVAGEQNNVINRLAIVSVIFLPLSFLTGFFGMNFAFLTDELESRAIFWLLAIGLQMGVLGGAFYVLHRTRIWRRLRDED; translated from the coding sequence ATGATCGTAACGGTGGTGGCGATGCCGCAGGGCACCATCGCGCGCACCGACCTGGCGGAGGCCCGGCGCAGGCTCGCCGCCACCCGCTACCTCCTGGTGGACGTGGAGCTGCCGGAGACGGGCCCGGAGGCGCAGACGGAGGCGGGACCGGAGGCGGAGGCGGAACCGGAGACGGGGGAAGGCGCGGGGGAGGACGGTGAGCCGCTCGCCCGGCGGCTCGGGCTCGGCGGCGCGGACCTGGACTGGTTCGGACGCCCCGGCGAACCCGCCCGTGCCGACTTCCTCGGCGACACCGTCGGCCTGGTGCTCCCCGTCGTCCAGGGCGAGCACGTCACCTACGCCCACGCCGTGGCCGGGGACCGCTACCTGGTCACCGCGCACCGGGGCCCCGCCTTCCTGGCCCCGGAGATCACCGCGCACGTACGCAGGGAGCGGCCCCGCGACGCCGTGGCCCTGCTCTTCCTGCTGCTCCAGTCCGCGCTGACCACCTTCCGCCGGGCCGCGGTGGCCGCGCTGCTGGAGGTGGAGGAGCTGGAGGACGACATGTTCCGGGAGCGGCGCCCCGAGCAGGTCTACCGGCTGTCCCGGCTGCGCCGCCGCTCCGCCCTGCTGCACCACACGCTGCTGCCCTACCTCCAGGTGATCGACGAGGTCATCACCCGCCGCCTGATGAGCCCCGACTTCCCCGTCGAACGGCAGCGGCTCGCCCGCGAGTTCCAGCATGTGGCCCGCATGGTCCTCACCGACATCGAGACCCTCCAGGAGGCCACCCGCCGGGCGTTCGGCAGCTACTCCTCGCTCGTCGCGGGCGAGCAGAACAACGTGATCAACCGGCTGGCCATCGTGTCCGTGATCTTCCTGCCGCTGTCCTTCCTGACCGGCTTCTTCGGCATGAACTTCGCCTTCCTGACGGACGAGCTGGAGAGCCGCGCCATCTTCTGGCTGCTCGCGATCGGGCTCCAGATGGGCGTGCTCGGCGGCGCGTTCTACGTCCTGCACCGCACCCGGATCTGGCGGCGGCTGCGGGACGAGGACTGA
- a CDS encoding nitroreductase family deazaflavin-dependent oxidoreductase codes for MRVVRKVSASRGFARVAPYVIPALDRGVHRLTRGRRLLSTAMLPGVVLTSTGARSGLPRRTPLACMPEGGNAGGRSWILVGSNFGRPGHPAWTHNLLARPRASVSWRGTDVTVTAVLLEGEERAAVWAAALAFWPPYAAYQKRISREIRLFRLTERPPGERPPGH; via the coding sequence GTGCGGGTGGTGCGGAAGGTGTCGGCCAGCCGGGGGTTCGCCCGGGTCGCCCCGTACGTGATCCCGGCGCTGGACCGGGGCGTGCACCGGCTCACCCGGGGGCGCAGGCTGCTCAGCACGGCGATGCTGCCCGGGGTGGTCCTCACCTCCACGGGCGCCCGCAGCGGGCTGCCGCGCAGGACCCCGCTGGCGTGCATGCCGGAAGGGGGGAACGCGGGCGGGCGGAGCTGGATCCTGGTCGGGTCCAACTTCGGGCGGCCCGGGCATCCCGCCTGGACCCACAATCTGCTCGCCCGCCCGCGGGCCTCGGTCAGCTGGCGGGGCACGGACGTGACCGTCACCGCGGTGCTGCTGGAGGGGGAGGAGCGGGCGGCGGTGTGGGCGGCGGCCCTGGCGTTCTGGCCGCCGTACGCCGCGTACCAGAAGCGGATCAGCCGGGAGATCAGGCTCTTCCGGCTGACCGAGCGACCGCCCGGTGAGCGCCCGCCCGGCCACTGA
- a CDS encoding flavin reductase family protein — MGHAGAAAAAVRYLGLNPVDPLPRPELRCVRADERAPVDQAEFRRVLGTFASGVTVITAPAAEGERGPAGFACQSFSSLSLDPPLVCFMVARTSTTWPRIARAGVFCVNILGAGQAELCRAFAVRGADKFAGVPHTPAPRTGSPRLLGAAAWIDCTVHAVHPGGDHLIVTGRVDALGTTEDPPAPLLFHRGRFGRLAD, encoded by the coding sequence ATGGGACACGCAGGAGCCGCCGCCGCAGCCGTCCGCTATCTGGGCCTGAACCCGGTGGACCCGCTGCCGCGCCCGGAGCTGCGCTGCGTGCGGGCGGACGAGCGGGCGCCGGTGGACCAGGCCGAGTTCCGCCGCGTCCTCGGCACCTTCGCGAGCGGGGTCACGGTCATCACGGCACCGGCCGCCGAGGGCGAGCGCGGCCCGGCCGGATTCGCCTGCCAGTCCTTCTCCTCGCTCTCCCTCGACCCGCCCCTGGTCTGCTTCATGGTGGCCCGTACGTCCACCACCTGGCCCCGCATCGCCCGCGCCGGCGTCTTCTGCGTCAACATCCTCGGCGCCGGCCAGGCCGAGCTGTGCCGGGCCTTCGCGGTGCGCGGCGCCGACAAGTTCGCGGGCGTCCCGCACACCCCCGCGCCCCGTACGGGGTCCCCCAGACTCCTGGGCGCGGCCGCCTGGATCGACTGCACCGTCCACGCGGTCCATCCCGGCGGCGACCACCTGATCGTGACCGGCCGCGTCGACGCCCTCGGCACCACCGAGGACCCCCCGGCCCCGCTCCTCTTCCACCGCGGCCGGTTCGGACGGCTCGCCGACTAG
- a CDS encoding acetate--CoA ligase family protein, with protein sequence MLGSTHGTLTTDSRRARIIACGERRPGPAVHGRVDDLDVGGRPLHADVPDLSLFFRPRSVAVIGASDAEGRPHTGMTRQLLAWAERVGARVHPVHPARPSVFGVPCVPCVAELPEQVDLAVLLIADPLPVIGELAEAKVKFAVAFASGFAETGEAGAAAQRRLAEAVRRSGLRLLGPNTNLNAFERFRDDLTGPAIALITQSGHQGRPVFALQELGIRLTHWAPTGNEADLESADFISWFAEQPEVGAIAAYLEGLKDGRAFLLAADRAARRGVPVVAVKVGRTETGARTAASHTGKLTGADDVVDAAMRQYGVIRVDGLDELQDTAALLARAGAPLAEGVAVYSISGGTGAHVADLAAAAGLPLPALSAAKQAELHQWIPEYLGVANPVDNGGHPVGDARGRKIIDALLADPSIGVLVCPVTGPFPPLSDRLVRDLVDAAEETDKLVCVVWGSPVGTEPAYRDVLLGSSRVATFRTTGNCLRAVRAWLDHHRFTARYRSPFDEAPRFPSPSFRKAAALMSPGRQLSEHAAKQLLRAYGIRVPREQLVTSAAAAVRAAAQIGYPVVMKASGDRLAHKTELGLVRIGLTSASQVRDAYRELNDIARYEGIPLDGVLVCQMVERGVEMVVGVTHDELFGPTVTAGLGGVLVEVLRDTAVRVPPFGEDQAHALLGDLRGRALLDGVRGRPPADVDALVEVILRVQRMAMELGDHIAELDINPLMVLPRGQGAVALDALVVCR encoded by the coding sequence ATGCTTGGATCAACCCACGGGACACTCACCACCGACTCCCGCCGCGCCCGGATCATCGCCTGCGGTGAGCGGCGGCCCGGGCCCGCCGTGCACGGCCGGGTGGACGACCTCGACGTCGGCGGGCGCCCGCTGCACGCGGACGTCCCGGACCTGAGCCTGTTCTTCCGCCCGCGGTCCGTCGCCGTGATCGGCGCCTCCGACGCGGAGGGCCGCCCGCACACGGGGATGACCCGGCAGCTGCTGGCCTGGGCCGAGCGGGTCGGCGCCCGGGTGCACCCCGTGCACCCGGCCCGCCCCTCCGTCTTCGGCGTCCCCTGTGTCCCCTGCGTCGCCGAACTGCCCGAACAGGTCGATCTGGCCGTCCTGTTGATCGCCGACCCGCTCCCGGTGATCGGGGAACTCGCCGAGGCCAAGGTGAAGTTCGCCGTCGCCTTCGCCTCCGGCTTCGCGGAGACCGGCGAGGCGGGCGCCGCGGCCCAGCGGCGGCTTGCGGAGGCCGTGCGCCGCTCCGGGCTGCGCCTGCTCGGCCCGAACACCAACCTGAACGCCTTCGAGCGCTTCCGGGACGACCTCACCGGACCGGCGATCGCGCTGATCACCCAGTCCGGCCACCAGGGCCGGCCCGTCTTCGCCCTCCAGGAACTGGGCATCCGCCTGACCCACTGGGCCCCGACCGGCAACGAGGCCGATCTGGAGAGCGCCGACTTCATCTCCTGGTTCGCCGAACAGCCCGAGGTCGGCGCCATCGCCGCGTACCTGGAGGGCCTCAAGGACGGCCGCGCCTTCCTGCTGGCCGCCGACCGCGCCGCCCGCCGGGGCGTGCCGGTGGTCGCGGTGAAGGTCGGCCGCACCGAGACCGGCGCCCGTACGGCCGCCTCGCACACCGGCAAGCTCACCGGCGCCGACGACGTGGTGGACGCGGCGATGCGCCAGTACGGCGTGATCCGCGTCGACGGCCTGGACGAACTCCAGGACACCGCGGCCCTGTTGGCGCGGGCCGGCGCCCCGCTCGCCGAGGGCGTCGCCGTCTACTCCATCTCCGGCGGCACCGGCGCCCATGTGGCCGACCTCGCCGCGGCGGCCGGGCTGCCCCTGCCGGCCCTCTCGGCGGCGAAGCAGGCCGAGCTGCACCAGTGGATACCGGAGTACCTCGGCGTCGCCAACCCCGTGGACAACGGCGGCCACCCGGTCGGCGACGCGCGCGGCCGGAAGATCATCGACGCGCTGCTCGCCGACCCCTCGATCGGCGTGCTGGTCTGCCCGGTCACCGGCCCCTTCCCGCCGCTCAGCGACAGGCTGGTGCGCGACCTGGTGGACGCGGCGGAGGAGACGGACAAGCTGGTCTGCGTGGTCTGGGGGTCGCCGGTCGGCACCGAGCCGGCGTACCGGGACGTCCTCCTCGGCTCCTCCCGCGTCGCCACCTTCCGCACCACCGGCAACTGCCTGCGGGCGGTGCGCGCCTGGCTCGACCACCACCGCTTCACCGCCCGCTACCGCTCCCCCTTCGACGAGGCCCCGCGCTTCCCCTCCCCCTCCTTCCGCAAGGCCGCCGCGCTGATGAGCCCCGGGCGGCAGCTCAGCGAGCACGCGGCCAAGCAGCTGCTGCGCGCCTACGGCATCCGGGTGCCGCGCGAGCAGCTGGTGACCAGCGCCGCGGCGGCCGTCCGCGCGGCGGCCCAGATCGGCTACCCGGTGGTGATGAAGGCGTCCGGCGACCGGCTCGCCCACAAGACCGAGCTGGGCCTGGTGCGGATCGGCCTCACCTCGGCCAGCCAGGTGCGCGACGCGTACCGCGAGCTGAACGACATCGCGCGCTACGAGGGCATCCCGCTGGACGGCGTCCTGGTGTGCCAGATGGTCGAGCGGGGCGTGGAGATGGTCGTCGGGGTCACCCATGACGAGCTGTTCGGGCCGACCGTGACCGCGGGACTCGGGGGCGTCCTGGTGGAGGTGCTGCGCGACACCGCCGTACGCGTCCCCCCGTTCGGCGAGGACCAGGCCCACGCCCTGCTCGGGGACCTGCGCGGCCGGGCCCTGCTGGACGGCGTGCGCGGGCGGCCGCCCGCCGATGTGGACGCCCTGGTGGAGGTGATCCTGCGCGTCCAGCGGATGGCCATGGAACTGGGCGACCACATCGCCGAGCTGGACATCAACCCGCTGATGGTGCTGCCCCGGGGGCAGGGCGCGGTGGCGCTGGACGCGCTGGTGGTGTGCCGATGA
- a CDS encoding acetyl-CoA acetyltransferase gives MTRVSRNVAVAGVALSDCGRVADATPYALGAQAARRALADAGLDRSVVDGFASAGLGTLAPVEVAEYLGLRPTWVDSTSVGGATWEVMAAHAADAIAAGHAKAVLLVYGSTARADIKAGRRTGELSFGTRGPLQFEAPYGHTLIAKYAMAARRHMIEYGTTIEQLAEVAVQARANAALNPEAMFRAPVTVDEVLAGPLIADPFTKLHCCLRSDGGAAVLLAAEDVVRDCRTAPVWVLGTGEHVSHAAMSEWPDFTVSPAAVSGRLAFARAGVRPAEIDLAEIYDAFTYMTLVTLEDLGFCAKGEGGAFVAKGRLLVRGGALPVNTDGGGLSAQHPGMRGLFLLVEAVRQLRGEAGERQVRRADATLPALAVASGTGGWFCSSGTVVLGR, from the coding sequence ATGACGCGTGTGAGCCGGAACGTCGCCGTGGCCGGCGTGGCACTCTCCGACTGCGGCCGGGTCGCCGACGCGACGCCGTACGCGCTGGGCGCCCAGGCGGCCCGGCGCGCGCTCGCGGACGCCGGTCTCGACCGGTCCGTGGTGGACGGCTTCGCCTCCGCGGGACTCGGGACGCTGGCCCCGGTGGAGGTCGCCGAATACCTGGGACTGCGCCCCACCTGGGTGGACTCCACCTCCGTGGGCGGCGCCACCTGGGAGGTGATGGCGGCCCACGCGGCGGACGCGATCGCCGCGGGACACGCGAAGGCGGTGCTCCTGGTCTACGGCTCGACCGCGCGCGCGGACATCAAGGCGGGCCGGCGCACCGGGGAGTTGTCCTTCGGCACCCGCGGCCCGCTCCAGTTCGAGGCGCCGTACGGGCACACGCTGATCGCCAAGTACGCGATGGCGGCCCGCCGGCACATGATCGAGTACGGCACGACGATCGAGCAGCTGGCCGAGGTCGCGGTGCAGGCGCGGGCGAACGCGGCCCTGAACCCGGAGGCGATGTTCCGGGCGCCGGTCACCGTGGACGAGGTGCTGGCGGGCCCGCTGATCGCCGACCCCTTCACCAAGCTGCACTGCTGCCTGCGCTCGGACGGCGGCGCGGCGGTGCTGCTGGCCGCCGAGGACGTCGTACGGGACTGCCGTACGGCCCCCGTCTGGGTGCTCGGCACCGGCGAGCACGTCTCGCACGCGGCGATGTCCGAGTGGCCCGACTTCACCGTCTCCCCGGCGGCGGTCAGCGGCCGGCTCGCCTTCGCCCGGGCCGGGGTGCGCCCCGCCGAGATCGACCTCGCCGAGATCTACGACGCCTTCACCTATATGACCCTGGTGACGCTGGAGGACCTGGGCTTCTGCGCCAAGGGCGAGGGCGGCGCGTTCGTGGCGAAGGGCCGGTTGCTGGTGCGCGGCGGCGCGCTGCCGGTGAACACGGACGGCGGCGGGCTGTCCGCCCAACACCCGGGAATGCGGGGCCTGTTCCTGCTGGTGGAGGCCGTACGGCAGCTGCGCGGCGAGGCCGGGGAGCGCCAGGTGCGGCGCGCGGACGCGACGCTGCCCGCCCTCGCGGTCGCCTCCGGCACCGGGGGCTGGTTCTGCTCCTCCGGCACGGTGGTGCTCGGCCGCTGA
- a CDS encoding NAD(P)/FAD-dependent oxidoreductase — MAVSRPTPTPPSPTPAEHPVYVIGAGPGGLAAAYALRAQGIRAVVLEKSDAVGASWRRHYDRLHLHTTRRLSALPGLKIPRRFGRWVSRDDLVRYLEKYAEHHELELVTGVEVHRVERTEDGTGWLLRASGGRELTGSAVVVATGYNHTPRVPDWPGRTAYDGELLHAGAYRNAEPYAGRDVLVVGAGNTGAEIAVDLVEGGAARVRLAVRTVPHIVRRSTLGWPAQYTGVLVRRLPVRLVDLLSRQQARLALPDLSAQGLPRPGTGLYSRVRQGAIPVQDVGLLDAVRRGKVEIVAAVESFEARKVVLADGSRIEPEAVIAATGYARGLDGLVGHLEVLGADGKPVVRGGRTPKAAPGLYFTGYTNPISGMLRELARDAGRIAKGVARHAARSRPTRR; from the coding sequence ATGGCTGTCTCCCGCCCCACCCCCACGCCCCCCTCACCGACCCCCGCCGAGCACCCGGTGTACGTCATCGGCGCAGGTCCCGGCGGTCTCGCCGCCGCGTACGCGCTGCGGGCGCAGGGCATACGGGCGGTGGTGCTGGAGAAGTCCGACGCGGTCGGCGCGTCCTGGCGGCGCCACTACGACCGGCTCCATCTGCACACCACCCGGCGGCTGTCCGCGCTGCCCGGCCTGAAGATCCCGCGCCGCTTCGGCCGCTGGGTCTCCCGCGACGACCTGGTGCGCTATCTGGAGAAGTACGCCGAGCACCACGAGCTGGAGCTCGTCACCGGCGTCGAGGTGCACCGCGTCGAGCGGACCGAGGACGGCACCGGCTGGCTGCTGCGCGCGTCCGGCGGCCGGGAGCTGACCGGCAGCGCGGTGGTCGTCGCCACCGGCTACAACCACACCCCGCGCGTCCCCGACTGGCCGGGCCGCACGGCGTACGACGGCGAGTTGCTGCACGCGGGCGCGTACCGCAACGCGGAGCCCTACGCCGGGCGGGACGTGCTGGTGGTCGGGGCCGGCAACACGGGTGCCGAGATAGCCGTGGACCTGGTGGAGGGCGGGGCCGCGCGGGTCCGGCTCGCGGTGCGCACCGTCCCGCACATCGTGCGCCGCTCCACCCTCGGCTGGCCCGCGCAGTACACGGGCGTGCTGGTACGGCGGCTGCCGGTGCGCCTGGTGGACCTGCTGTCCCGGCAGCAGGCCAGGCTGGCCCTGCCCGACCTGTCCGCGCAGGGGCTGCCCCGGCCCGGCACCGGCCTGTACAGCAGGGTGCGGCAGGGCGCGATCCCGGTGCAGGACGTGGGCCTGCTGGACGCGGTGCGGCGCGGGAAGGTGGAGATCGTCGCGGCCGTGGAGTCCTTCGAGGCCCGGAAGGTGGTCCTGGCGGACGGCTCCCGGATAGAGCCGGAGGCGGTGATCGCGGCGACGGGGTACGCGCGCGGCCTGGACGGCCTGGTCGGGCACCTGGAGGTGCTCGGCGCGGACGGGAAGCCGGTGGTGCGGGGCGGCAGGACCCCGAAGGCGGCGCCCGGTCTGTACTTCACCGGGTACACCAACCCGATCAGCGGGATGCTGCGGGAGCTGGCGCGGGACGCGGGACGGATCGCGAAGGGGGTCGCGCGGCACGCGGCGCGTTCGCGTCCCACCCGTCGGTAA
- a CDS encoding TetR-like C-terminal domain-containing protein, protein MTTSEAHDPRQDSLDAAVSRLKAEAGGRLAARHRVDLDPAGLARAAGVDPALIEERFPDRDALLTDLVLAAYNAMGDSAERAAAEAQKAGAEPLGRWVACCEGVRAWALAHPEEYVLIWGRPVPGYDAPPETMAAGARTVLVLLGLVREALAAGELAVDHVPAPELSEGMARTIEPLAQGMLSGLPTPVITRMLIVWTQLHGMVGFEVNGHIAGVAADPAAFFTHAATAMGQYIGLPH, encoded by the coding sequence ATGACGACTTCCGAAGCCCATGACCCCCGCCAGGACAGCCTCGACGCGGCCGTCTCCCGGCTGAAGGCCGAGGCGGGCGGACGCCTCGCGGCCCGGCACCGCGTCGACCTGGACCCGGCCGGGCTGGCCCGCGCGGCCGGCGTCGACCCGGCCCTGATCGAGGAGCGGTTCCCGGACCGGGACGCCCTGTTGACCGACCTGGTGCTGGCCGCCTACAACGCGATGGGCGACAGCGCGGAGCGGGCCGCGGCCGAGGCCCAGAAGGCCGGGGCCGAGCCGCTGGGCCGCTGGGTCGCGTGCTGCGAGGGCGTCCGCGCGTGGGCGCTCGCCCACCCCGAGGAGTACGTGCTGATCTGGGGCCGCCCGGTGCCCGGTTACGACGCCCCGCCGGAGACGATGGCCGCGGGCGCCCGCACGGTCCTGGTCCTGCTCGGCCTGGTCCGCGAGGCGTTGGCGGCCGGCGAACTCGCCGTGGACCATGTGCCCGCGCCCGAGCTGTCCGAGGGCATGGCCCGCACGATCGAGCCGCTGGCCCAGGGCATGCTGAGCGGCCTGCCCACCCCGGTCATCACCCGCATGCTGATCGTCTGGACCCAGCTGCACGGCATGGTCGGCTTCGAGGTCAACGGCCATATCGCGGGTGTCGCCGCCGACCCGGCCGCCTTCTTCACCCACGCGGCCACCGCCATGGGCCAGTACATCGGCCTGCCCCACTGA
- a CDS encoding enoyl-CoA hydratase-related protein: MTGLGHEVRDHVSYLTLNRPETLNALTPALRDRLVELLAEASADPSVRAVVLTGTGRGFCAGADLRSGTDGPPATRIPGDVARTLRTGAQRLIAAVLDCEKPVIAAVNGTAAGLGAHLALACDLVLAAEPARFIEVFVRRGLVPDAGGAYLLPRLTGLQRAKELMFFGDALSAPEAERLGLVNRVVPEGELAKTARDWAGRLAAGPTRALALTKHLLNSSLDSDRPSAFAAEAWAQEINLATEDAGEGLRAFTERRGPRFQGR, encoded by the coding sequence ATGACCGGGCTCGGCCACGAGGTGCGCGACCACGTCTCGTACCTCACCCTGAACCGTCCCGAGACCCTGAACGCCCTCACCCCCGCGCTGCGCGACCGCCTCGTCGAGCTGCTGGCCGAGGCGTCCGCCGACCCGTCCGTGCGGGCGGTGGTGCTCACCGGCACGGGCCGGGGCTTCTGCGCGGGCGCCGACCTGCGCTCCGGGACGGACGGCCCGCCCGCCACCCGGATACCGGGCGACGTGGCCCGCACCCTGCGCACCGGCGCCCAGCGCCTGATCGCCGCCGTCCTCGACTGCGAGAAGCCGGTGATCGCGGCGGTCAACGGCACGGCGGCGGGCCTCGGCGCGCATCTCGCCCTCGCCTGCGATCTGGTCCTGGCCGCCGAGCCGGCCCGTTTCATCGAGGTCTTCGTACGGCGCGGGCTCGTACCGGACGCGGGCGGGGCCTACCTCCTGCCCCGGCTGACCGGCCTCCAGCGGGCGAAGGAGCTGATGTTCTTCGGCGACGCGCTGTCCGCGCCGGAGGCGGAGCGGCTCGGCCTCGTCAACCGGGTCGTCCCGGAGGGGGAGCTGGCGAAGACGGCCCGCGATTGGGCCGGCCGTCTCGCCGCCGGCCCGACCCGTGCCCTCGCCCTGACCAAGCACCTCCTCAACTCCTCCCTCGACAGCGACCGCCCCTCCGCCTTCGCGGCGGAGGCGTGGGCGCAGGAGATCAACCTGGCCACGGAGGACGCCGGGGAGGGCCTGCGGGCGTTCACGGAGCGAAGAGGCCCGCGATTCCAGGGGCGTTGA